GATCAAGGACATAGTCCATTGGTTTATAATTTCTTGGAGACGGCTCGCACCCGTTCAATAGCCTACGCTAGCAAGGACATTATTGTTCCAGATTTAGAAAAAGTAGAGATGATTAGCTCAGGCGGTGCCGATTACAAAGATATGTGCGCAGGCTGCCATTTGTCTCCTGGGGTAGAGAGCACTGATTTTAGTGAGAGCCTATACCCTAAGCCACCTAATTTCACTAATGCGCAAGTAGTTGATCGTTATAAAACGGATGCAGGAGCTCAGCAAAGTTTTTGGGCGATTAAGCACGGTATTATGGCATCAGGCATGCCAGCATGGGGTGCTTCTCATGACGACGATAGAATGTGGGCAATGGTCGCTTTTATTAGATCACTACCTGAGTTAAATGAGAATCAGTATACCATGCTAACCACTAGACTGGATGATGACATGATGGATATGTCAGAAGGTGGAGCTGGAATGCAGCATTAATTCTTCCATATTCCTTTATAAAAGCGCAGTGCTAAATAGTGCTGCCTTTTGGGATTTAAACTTTGCCTATACTACACTTAGTTATAGGGTATAAATCTTTAGAAGGTTCAACAGATAAGCAGACGCTTAGGAGTAAGTTATGAGACGCTATATAAATATAATGGGCAATGGACATAAAAAGGTATCAGCTTCTGCTCTTTTACTAGTAGCAACGTCAACAGTAATGGCTTGTAGTCAGCCCGATACTAGTGTTTCAAATTCTACTCAAACTGAGCCAGCGTTTGCCACCAAAAGTGCTCAAATAGAGCAACCACAACCGCAAATGATGTCTGTCAGTGCTAATTCAGGTACTGGGTCGACAATTCTACAAAACGTCTCGGCTACAGTTTACAAAGATGCTAATTGTGGCTGCTGCAAAGAATGGGTAGGCTATGCCGAAGGTCATGGTCTAAGCGCAACTGCGCAAGACGTTACAGATTTATCTTTATTTAAAGAGCGTTACGGTGTCCCGCAGCAAATGCGCTCTTGTCATACCACCGTCACTACTAATGGTTATGTTTTTGAAGGTCACGTTCCTGCCAAATACATGGCACAGTTTCTAGCGAATCCGCCAACTGATTCCATCGGTCTTGCGGTACCGAGTATGCCAGTTGGTAGTCCGGGCATGGAATATCAAGATAAATTTATGCCCTATAAAGTCATGCAATTGAACAAGGATGGCAGCACTCAAGTGTATGCGGCTATTGAGTCGCCAGCGCAGCAGATGTAGTTCTATTAATAAGTTATCAGATATATAAGTTCAACTCTCATTTCATGGATTAACTTAGGTCAATATTATGAATAAAAACAGATTTAACCGCAGGCGTTTTTTGACAGGGTCATCCACCTTGCTCGGCGCGTCGATGCTATCCACACTACCGACGATGGCTAATAGTGCTTTAACTAAAAGCCAAAATGTTGTAGTCAATAGTGATAGAGCCGATCACATTGTACCTATACTAACGGGTAATGAATTTGATCTTTATGTCAGTGAGAAGATGATAACGGTCAACGGCAAGTCAAGCATGGCAACGCTGATAAATGACTCACTGCCTGCACCAACGCTTAAGATGCAAGAAGGCGATACGGTCACCATTCGAGTCCATAATCAGCTGAATGAGTCGACCTCTATTCACTGGCATGGCCTCTTAGTGCCGTTTGAGATGGATGGCGTACCGGGTATCAGCTTTGATGGTATTCCTGCGGGTAGCACCTTCACGTACAAATTTAAACTGACACAGTCAGGCACTTATTGGTATCACTCGCATACTGGCTTCCAAGAGCAGACCGGTATGCGGGGGGCTATTGTGATTGAACCTAAAGGGCGCGAACGCTACCCTATCGAGGAAGATCACGTTATCCTGCTTAGTGATTGGACGCATCGCGATCCGCATAATCTGCTAAAACTGCTTAAGCAGCGTGCTGACTTTGATAATTACCATTTGCCAGATTTTAAAAAACTGTTATCTGATATTGCAGCAACGGATTTAGAAGCCGCTTATGATAAGCGTAAAATGTGGAACCAGATGCGCATGATGCCGACTGATTTTACTGATTTATCTGGTGAGACCACGTTTACTTATCTTATGAATGGTAAAACGACAGCGGCTAACTGGTCGCAATTGGTCAAAGCCGGTCAGCCGGTCAAACTACGCTTTATCAATGGCTCCGCGCAGACCATATTTGATGTGCGCATTCCAGGGCTCAAAATAAAAGTGGTCGGCACCGATGGTAATGATGTCGCGCCCGTTGATGTCGATGATTTTCGCATCGGTGTGGCTGAGACTTATGACGTCATCGTCACCCCAACCCGTGACGCGCATACCATATTTGCCCAAAACATAGATCGGTCAGGCTATGTTGCGACAACGCTTGCTACCAAAAAAGGCGCTCGTGCGGCAACGCCTGCTATGGACAAAATCGAATGGCTGACGATGGCCGACATGATGGGCGCCATGGGATCGAATGGCTATAACGCTAAACATGCCAAAACAGAATATGACTTTAAGTCCGATATGCGCGTCGATAGTCCACGGATGAATCTCGATGATCCGGGTATTAATTTGCGTAACATTGATAGAAAGGTTTTGAATTATAGTCAGTTGCGCTCTGTCGGCGATGAGATAATGGCAGAGCAGCGCAAACCTACCAGAGAGATTGAAATACATCTGACAGGTAATATGGAGCGCTATATC
This sequence is a window from Psychrobacter jeotgali. Protein-coding genes within it:
- a CDS encoding c-type cytochrome is translated as MKFLLGVLFTVVVAIVGVFTVVMSGVINIGADQGHSPLVYNFLETARTRSIAYASKDIIVPDLEKVEMISSGGADYKDMCAGCHLSPGVESTDFSESLYPKPPNFTNAQVVDRYKTDAGAQQSFWAIKHGIMASGMPAWGASHDDDRMWAMVAFIRSLPELNENQYTMLTTRLDDDMMDMSEGGAGMQH
- a CDS encoding DUF411 domain-containing protein gives rise to the protein MRRYINIMGNGHKKVSASALLLVATSTVMACSQPDTSVSNSTQTEPAFATKSAQIEQPQPQMMSVSANSGTGSTILQNVSATVYKDANCGCCKEWVGYAEGHGLSATAQDVTDLSLFKERYGVPQQMRSCHTTVTTNGYVFEGHVPAKYMAQFLANPPTDSIGLAVPSMPVGSPGMEYQDKFMPYKVMQLNKDGSTQVYAAIESPAQQM
- a CDS encoding copper resistance system multicopper oxidase — protein: MNKNRFNRRRFLTGSSTLLGASMLSTLPTMANSALTKSQNVVVNSDRADHIVPILTGNEFDLYVSEKMITVNGKSSMATLINDSLPAPTLKMQEGDTVTIRVHNQLNESTSIHWHGLLVPFEMDGVPGISFDGIPAGSTFTYKFKLTQSGTYWYHSHTGFQEQTGMRGAIVIEPKGRERYPIEEDHVILLSDWTHRDPHNLLKLLKQRADFDNYHLPDFKKLLSDIAATDLEAAYDKRKMWNQMRMMPTDFTDLSGETTFTYLMNGKTTAANWSQLVKAGQPVKLRFINGSAQTIFDVRIPGLKIKVVGTDGNDVAPVDVDDFRIGVAETYDVIVTPTRDAHTIFAQNIDRSGYVATTLATKKGARAATPAMDKIEWLTMADMMGAMGSNGYNAKHAKTEYDFKSDMRVDSPRMNLDDPGINLRNIDRKVLNYSQLRSVGDEIMAEQRKPTREIEIHLTGNMERYIWALDGIMFKDAPPVNIKPGERVRITLVNDTMMNHPMHLHGMWSDLRTPDGDFQVRKHTIMVQPAQKISFDVTGEAGRWAWHCHLLYHMEAGMFREVAVV